From a region of the Armatimonas rosea genome:
- the alaS gene encoding alanine--tRNA ligase, with protein MLARELRQKYIEFFESKGALRLPSDPLPTDDPTLLFTVAGMVPFKAYFEDRATPPRRSIVTSQKCLRTKDIEDIGDISHCTFFEMLGNFSFGDYFKKEAIAWSTEFLFDVLKLDRSRIRVTIYQDDQEAYDFWRANGMPHERITRLGQKTNYWPANAMVEQSQGPCGPCSEIFFDLQPHLPFDQEWDGEGTRWLEIWNNVFTQFTGQGTGADYKLIELPKKNIDTGMGLERTAAAINNLAGPFETDLLRPVIAVMEQLSGKSYTSTPDSTTDIAFRRIADHVRATTFLLGDGVTPGPSAQGYILRRLMRRAIVAGIRHLGFESETFMDRAVPGVIENMKDYYPELVDRQEAILEAVKLEEKTFRDALRNGLGRLEDELAKGTLDGARAHYLYQTFGLPFEVTAEVALERGITLDRAGYDAAEVAHSEASKDKEKQTWVVTDEGTKELLRNLPHTKFVGYTQASEQTQLVGILQSGKPLQELAEGEEAELILTSSPFYAESGGQVGDTGTITFDQERGAGVVYSSSFAVTNTQKRDGLWFHHGKVTSGTLTLNADVTAQVDTARRAAILRNHTATHLLHKALRSILGTHVAQKGSLVAPDRLRFDFSHSAALTDDELASIEAEVNAAIYAGYGVETVETSQDDARERGAMMLFGEKYGDVVRMVSVGGKYSVELCGGTHVKNTNEIGLFKIISEGSAAAGVRRIEAVTGAGALAYLNAKLATLESAGALLSVKPDSVPEAIERLQAHAKELQSELKSLKSAAAGSLADTLLAEATEKDGYKVVIASVETDDVSKLADELVGRIGAGVVVLGAVSGEKLVFVAKATKDAVAKGVHCGNLVKAAATAAGGGGGGRPDFAQAGGRDASKLGEALAAARAAL; from the coding sequence ATGCTAGCTAGAGAGCTTCGCCAGAAGTACATTGAGTTTTTCGAGAGCAAGGGTGCCCTGCGCCTCCCCTCCGACCCGCTGCCCACCGACGATCCGACGCTGCTGTTTACCGTGGCGGGGATGGTCCCGTTCAAGGCCTACTTCGAGGACCGCGCCACGCCGCCGCGCCGTAGCATTGTCACGAGCCAGAAGTGTCTGCGCACCAAGGATATCGAGGACATTGGCGATATTAGCCACTGTACGTTCTTTGAGATGCTGGGCAACTTCAGCTTCGGGGACTACTTCAAGAAAGAGGCAATCGCCTGGTCCACGGAGTTTCTCTTCGACGTGCTGAAGCTGGACCGAAGCCGGATTCGCGTGACGATCTACCAGGACGACCAAGAGGCCTACGACTTCTGGCGCGCCAATGGCATGCCCCACGAGCGCATCACGCGGCTCGGGCAGAAGACCAACTACTGGCCCGCCAATGCGATGGTCGAGCAGAGCCAAGGTCCGTGTGGCCCGTGCTCGGAGATCTTCTTCGACCTGCAGCCGCACCTGCCGTTTGACCAAGAGTGGGACGGCGAAGGCACGCGCTGGCTGGAGATCTGGAACAATGTCTTCACGCAGTTCACCGGCCAGGGCACGGGCGCTGACTACAAGCTGATTGAGCTGCCCAAGAAAAACATCGACACCGGCATGGGCCTGGAGCGCACTGCGGCGGCGATCAACAACCTCGCCGGCCCGTTCGAGACCGACCTCCTGCGCCCCGTGATCGCCGTGATGGAGCAGCTCTCGGGCAAGAGCTACACGTCGACGCCCGACTCCACCACCGATATCGCCTTCCGCCGGATCGCCGACCATGTGCGTGCCACCACGTTTCTCCTCGGCGATGGCGTGACGCCCGGCCCGAGCGCACAGGGCTACATCCTGCGCCGCCTGATGCGCCGCGCGATTGTGGCGGGAATCCGGCACCTGGGCTTTGAGAGCGAGACCTTCATGGACCGCGCGGTTCCGGGCGTGATCGAGAACATGAAGGACTACTACCCCGAGCTCGTGGATCGCCAGGAAGCCATTCTGGAGGCCGTGAAGCTGGAGGAGAAGACCTTCCGCGATGCGCTCCGTAATGGCCTCGGGCGTCTTGAAGACGAGCTGGCGAAGGGAACCCTGGACGGTGCCCGTGCCCACTACCTCTATCAGACCTTCGGCCTGCCCTTTGAGGTCACCGCCGAGGTCGCGCTGGAGCGGGGGATTACGCTCGACCGTGCGGGCTACGACGCGGCTGAGGTTGCTCACTCGGAGGCGTCCAAGGACAAAGAGAAACAGACCTGGGTGGTCACCGATGAGGGCACCAAGGAGCTGCTGCGCAACCTGCCGCACACGAAGTTTGTTGGTTACACCCAGGCCTCTGAGCAGACGCAGCTTGTGGGGATTCTCCAGAGTGGCAAGCCGCTTCAGGAGCTCGCTGAGGGCGAGGAGGCGGAGCTAATCCTAACAAGCTCGCCGTTCTACGCCGAGAGCGGCGGCCAGGTGGGGGACACGGGGACGATTACCTTCGACCAGGAGCGCGGTGCCGGTGTCGTGTACTCGTCGTCGTTTGCGGTCACCAACACCCAGAAGCGCGATGGGCTCTGGTTCCACCACGGAAAGGTGACATCGGGAACACTCACCCTCAACGCTGATGTGACCGCACAGGTGGACACGGCGCGACGTGCGGCGATCCTGCGCAACCACACGGCGACCCACTTGCTCCATAAAGCGCTACGCTCCATACTCGGAACCCATGTCGCGCAGAAGGGCTCCCTGGTCGCGCCCGACCGCCTGCGCTTCGACTTCTCGCACAGCGCCGCCCTCACCGACGACGAGCTTGCCAGTATCGAGGCCGAGGTGAATGCGGCGATCTACGCGGGCTACGGCGTGGAGACGGTCGAGACGAGCCAGGACGATGCCCGGGAGCGCGGCGCGATGATGCTCTTTGGGGAGAAGTACGGCGATGTCGTGCGCATGGTCTCGGTCGGGGGCAAGTACTCGGTCGAGCTCTGTGGCGGAACCCATGTCAAGAACACCAACGAGATCGGGCTCTTCAAGATCATCTCCGAAGGCTCCGCGGCGGCGGGTGTTCGGCGTATCGAGGCGGTGACGGGCGCGGGCGCGCTGGCCTATCTCAATGCCAAGCTCGCCACACTGGAAAGTGCAGGCGCTCTGCTCTCGGTCAAGCCGGACTCCGTTCCGGAGGCAATCGAGCGGCTTCAGGCGCATGCCAAAGAGCTCCAGAGCGAGCTAAAGTCCCTCAAGTCCGCTGCCGCAGGCTCGCTCGCCGACACGCTGCTGGCCGAAGCGACCGAAAAAGACGGCTACAAGGTCGTGATCGCATCGGTGGAGACCGACGACGTCAGCAAGCTGGCCGATGAGCTGGTCGGGCGTATCGGTGCGGGCGTCGTGGTGCTCGGTGCGGTCTCGGGCGAGAAGCTGGTCTTTGTGGCGAAGGCGACAAAAGATGCGGTCGCCAAGGGAGTCCACTGTGGCAACCTCGTGAAGGCGGCGGCCACAGCGGCCGGCGGTGGCGGCGGTGGCCGCCCGGACTTCGCCCAAGCCGGAGGCCGCGATGCCAGCAAGCTGGGCGAGGCGCTGGCCGCCGCACGTGCGGCGCTCTGA